One genomic region from Tachysurus fulvidraco isolate hzauxx_2018 chromosome 14, HZAU_PFXX_2.0, whole genome shotgun sequence encodes:
- the LOC113645491 gene encoding scavenger receptor cysteine-rich type 1 protein M160 yields MSSTAQDRIALRGSSSPCEGRLEVYHNDQWGLVGHHNWVEVNGKVVCKSLDCGDHVKSGILPHTYLKNQPEIFWMDEVNCTGNEEGLMHCPFRGWNNAYCLRQNFISVICSGKISLSLEQNEITNDCAGLVQFTTPTRRINVCKENWNDDIGNRLCREVNCGTYQELMPSIFKSIESPHSVTLKCTGNEDFTWQCAANSACETKISIICTQHDHIRLHGGPDVCEGFLEKKSITEGKWVNVNEGEFDSNIADKMCAKMTCGLSVKPGNKSKSTYLKCSDRVKIQLENNMKTPSQCHGEIRVNVNGSLSAVCSKDTTYMKIAALVCRELQCGVDISTTVVNGSLKKEGKFSLIGCNGQEKSVWECLHKDDKVGSCQTINIVCSGSLDMHLVNGPDKCAGQLEVKFSGSWSTISSTNWTKQNSDMVCQHLECGESMDINQYHFVMSRLPILKWILNCTGRSILNCTMEKNENIQENSAVNILCNKHELWFLQGSSTCEGKVKGETSGYLQNINFTEADEVCKRNLCQGVQIHQNSNHSNSIITPTVYPENTASTNGSMNLTTTKPPDVYVKCSGSMEVRLQNKCQGKVLVCPRDNCGVCAETWTYEQSKMLCEILGCGQVINKMYNGKTVDGVTVASVHCSKTAENFSQCNFVQLKDTSASCQKPAYIACTGSVNAVLQDPRDKCAGIPMIFYSGANFPLCTNSMDKQTQDEMCANLGCGKALSFSKSIRSLTTSKGLTQIICQEKNITKCNFSSTKIQTCEIGHLKCTDWRRLVITNHEDACKGEVYLKSETALYAVSNDSWNIRERKELCKYLECGKFSEIAIGVDTDMSLVDRNISFSSRSFSCPENPNSIWDCENESASVKNSHQLYINCTDEPKMTLKGNCAGEVWLNNEPVCYNSEKTKHVLHEFCHKQGCGALFKTWSTKYDKNARFLKCTSDESKLWQCNSGTSRCEAIVSVACEKALTWKFSEPCGGSLQVNYSTVWKPVCLKNKNDADRICRDLKCGNSLLFSDDENYENKEVTDISINCDHGSNNLMHCFKSEEEVCKKKVQIYCEDHHYDPPNGPQSPPTGLIIWIVMGLMLLMVALMVMYWNRKTIRTIFARCKSSPEDYDEEISENEMQNLNDKDVFEVDDYDDIAANVEDNQSDGSSEHDEEDASTSQGSSGTEYDDVDEENVIKTAGSSTIDPVLPPRPNNLPDKVTFETEVDPEEGYDDVIRPQTADSGQRESVDIPDPSSDPPLAVCNDEAEPQTDE; encoded by the exons ATGTCTTCTACAGCGCAAGATCGAATAGCTTTACGGGGTTCAAGCAGCCCGTGTGAGGGCCGTCTGGAGGTTTACCACAATGATCAGTGGGGTTTGGTTGGCCATCATAACTGGGTGGAAGTAAACGGTAAAGTAGTGTGCAAGTCTTTAGACTGTGGTGATCATGTGAAATCTGGGATTTTACCACATACCTACCTGAAAAACCAACCTGAAATCTTTTGGATGGATGAAGTCAATTGTACTGGGAATGAGGAAGGGCTCATGCACTGCCCTTTCAGGGGCTGGAATAACGCTTATTGCCTCAGACAAAActttatttcagtcatttgctcag GGAAAATTTCTCTGAGTCTGGAACAAAATGAAATCACAAACGACTGTGCCGGTCTGGTCCAGTTCACGACACCGACCCGCAGAATCAACGTGTGCAAAGAGAACTGGA ATGACGACATAGGGAATAGGCTGTGCAGAGAAGTTAATTGTGGGACTTATCAGGAACTGATGCCCAGCATATTTAAATCGATCGAAAGTCCACACAGCGTGACACTAAAATGTACCGGCAATGAAGACTTCACGTGGCAATGTGCGGCCAATTCAGCATGCGAAACAAAAATCAGCATCATCTGCACAC AACATGATCATATCCGTCTGCACGGTGGTCCTGATGTCTGTGAAGGATTTTTGGAGAAGAAGAGCATCACTGAAGGAAAGTGGGTTAATGTGAATGAAGGAGAGTTTGATTCCAACATAGCTGATAAGATGTGTGCTAAGATGACGTGTGGCCTTAGTGTGAAACCAGGCAATAAAAGCAAGAGCACCTACCTTAAATGCTCAG ATCGTGTCAAGATACAGCTAGAAAACAATATGAAAACGCCATCACAGTGTCATGGAGAAATCCGTGTAAATGTGAATGGCTCtctcagtgcagtgtgtagcaaAGATACTACTTACATGAAGATTGCTGCGCTGGTGTGCCGAGAGTTACAGTGTGGAGTCGACATTTCAACCACTGTGGTGAATGGCTCCTTAAAAAAGGAAGGCAAATTCAGTCTTATTGGCTGTAATGGACAGGAAAAATCTGTGTGGGAATGCTTGCACAAAGATGACAAAGTTGGCAGTTGTCAAACCATCAATATTGTATGTTCAG GCTCTCTGGACATGCATCTGGTCAACGGTCCAGACAAGTGTGCAGGCCAACTGGAGGTGAAATTTTCTGGTTCTTGGAGCACCATAAGCTCTACAAACTGGACAAAGCAGAATTCAGACATGGTGTGTCAACATCTTGAATGCGGAGAATCGATGGATATCAATCAATACCACTTTGTCATGAGCAGATTACCTATACTGAAATGGATTCTGAATTGCACTGGCCGTAGCATCTTGAATTGTAccatggaaaaaaatgaaaatattcagGAGAATTCAGCTGTCAACATCCTCTGCAACA AGCATGAGCTCTGGTTTCTGCAGGGCAGCTCAACATGTGAAGGGAAAGTGAAGGGTGAAACCAGTGGatatttacaaaacataaactTTACAGAAGCTGATGAAGTGTGCAAAAGAAACCTTTGTCAAGGTGTGCAGATCCACCAAAACAGTAACCACAGCAACAGCATTATAACACCAACTGTCTACCCTGAAAATACAGCCTCAACCAACGGTTCCATGAATTTAACCACAACAAAACCTCCAGATGTTTATGTGAAATGCTCAG GTTCTATGGAGGTACGGTTGCAGAACAAGTGCCAGGGGAAGGTGCTGGTGTGTCCAAGGGACAACTGTGGGGTGTGTGCGGAGACGTGGACATATGAGCAGTCAAAAATGCTCTGTGAAATCCTGGGCTGTGGGCAAGTGATCAATAAGATGTACAACGGGAAAACAGTGGATGGAGTAACCGTGGCCAGTGTACACTGttctaaaacagcagaaaactTCAGCCAGTGCAACTTCGTACAACTTAAAGACACTTCAGCGTCATGCCAAAAGCCAGCTTACATTGCCTGCACAG GGAGCGTGAATGCTGTGCTGCAGGACCCGAGAGATAAGTGCGCTGGAATCCCGATGATATTTTACTCTGGAGCAAATTTCCCACTGTGTACAAACAGCatggacaaacagacacaggatGAAATGTGTGCAAACCTTGGCTGTGGAAAAGCTCTCAGTTTCAGCAAGTCTATCAGAAGCTTAACAACAAGCAAGGGATTGACACAGATCATTtgtcaagaaaaaaatattactaaATGTAACTTCTCTTCaactaaaatacaaacatgtgaAATTGGCCATCTTAAATGCACAG ATTGGAGAAGGCTGGTCATCACCAACCACGAAGACGCCTGTAAAGGTGAAGTCTACCTCAAGAGTGAAACGGCTTTATATGCAGTGAGCAATGATAGTTGGAACATTCGGGAAAGAAAAGAGCTGTGTAAATATCTCGAGTGTGGGAAATTCTCTGAAATTGCCATTGGAGTAGATACGGACATGTCTTTAGTAGATAGGAACATATCTTTCTCGAGCAGGAGCTTCAGTTGTCCTGAGAACCCTAACAGCATCTGGGACTGTGAGaatgaaagtgcatctgtgAAGAATTCACATCAACTCTACATCAACTGTACAG ATGAGCCTAAAATGACACTTAAAGGCAACTGTGCAGGCGAGGTGTGGCTTAACAACGAGCCTGTGTGTTACAACTCGGAGAAGACAAAGCACGTCCTCCACGAGTTTTGTCATAAGCAGGGCTGCGGCGCGTTGTTCAAAACCTGGTCCACCAAGTATGACAAAAATGCACGTTTCCTGAAATGCACATCAGATGAAAGCAAGCTGTGGCAGTGCAACTCAGGAACGTCTCGTTGCGAGGCCATCGTCTCGGTGGCGTGTGAAA aggCACTGACATGGAAATTCAGCGAACCTTGTGGAGGATCTCTTCAAGTGAACTACAGCACAGTTTGgaaacctgtctgtctgaagaACAAGAATGATGCAGATCGGATATGTAGAGATCTGAAATGTGGAAACAGCCTTTTATTTTCTGATGAtgaaaattatgaaaataaagaagttaCAGATATTAGTATTAACTGTGACCATGGCAGTAACAATCTAATGCATTGCTTCAAATCAGAAGAAGAGGTCTGCAAAAAGAAGGTTCAAATTTATTGTGAAG ATCATCATTATGATCCACCAAATGGACCACAAAGTCCACCAACTGGACTGATCATATGGATTGTGATGGGACTCATGCTGCTAATGGTGGCTTTGATGGTTATGTACTGGAACAGAAAAACTATACGCACCATAT TTGCAAGATGCAAATCTTCACCAGAAGACTATGATGAGGAGATCAGCGAGAATGAAATGCAGAATCTGAATGATAAAG ATGTGTTTGAAGTAGATGACTATGATGATATTGCTGCCAATGTGGAGGATAACCAGAGTGATG GCTCCTCTGAACATGACGAGGAGGATGCGAGCACAAGTCAAGGCTCCTCTGGGACCGAatatgatgatgttgatgaagaAAATGTCATAAAAACAGCAGGCAGCAGCACCATTGATCCAGTCCTTCCACCCAGACCTAACAACTTACCTG ACAAAGTGACGTTTGAAACTGAAGTGGATCCAGAGGAGGGCTATGATGATGTGATTCGACCTCAAACAGCGGACAGTGGGCAAAGAGAAAGCGTCGATATCCCTGATCCATCATCAGATCCACCATTAGCGGTGTGTAATGATGAGGCCGAGCCTCAGACAGATGAATAA
- the si:dkey-8e10.3 gene encoding serine/threonine-protein kinase SBK1 isoform X2 produces MIELGPTEDGGSYVEELMELTAQSLSHLEIKEHFNIIKEIGRGKYGRVLLVTHRCKGTPMALKVLPKASTKLKGFLREYCISLRLSSHPCIVGLFGIAFQSDEHYGFAQELVVGRDLFAIIKPRVGISECVVKRCAVQIASALEFIHRLDLVHRDIKPENVLLLDTQCRHVKLADFGLTQKRGTLIRFISSTLPYMAPELCAMVLEAGQETPKAPPLSITPSLDTWAFGVLLFCILTGFFPWEYCTSDDCFYEEFAEWRQKTETTEIPSQWKRFTPACMEMFSKLLALEPNDRSTADVVKGYVGKDWVRPKCPNGLVGESGGISSMSALSSPCRSSPVLQ; encoded by the exons ATGATTGAGCTAGGCCCTACGGAGGACGGCGGCAGCTACGTAGAGGAGCTGATGGAGCTCACGGCACAGAGTCTGAGTCACCTTGAGATTAAAGAGCACTTCAACATCATCAAGGAGATCGGCCGCGGCAAATACGGCCGTGTGCTGCTGGTTACTCACCGCTGCAAGG GGACACCCATGGCACTGAAGGTCCTGCCCAAAGCGTCAACCAAACTGAAGGGATTCCTGCGTGAGTACTGTATCTCGCTCCGTCTTTCCTCTCACCCGTGCATTGTGGGGCTTTTCGGAATCGCCTTCCAGTCTGATGAACACTACGGATTTGCTCAAGAGCTGGTCGTCGGCCGCGACCTGTTCGCTATCATCAAACCAAGG GTTGGGATTTCTGAGTGTGTTGTAAAGCGCTGTGCAGTACAGATCGCCAGTGCCTTGGAGTTCATCCACCGCCTAGACCTGGTGCACCGCGACATAAAGCCTGAGAATGTGCTGCTTCTGGACACCCAGTGTCGCCATGTGAAGCTGGCTGACTTTGGCTTGACACAGAAGCGTGGCACTCTCATCCGCTTCATCTCAAGCACGCTGCCTTACATGGCCCCAGAGCTGTGCGCCATGGTGCTGGAAGCCGGCCAGGAAACTCCTAAAGCGCCACCGCTCAGCATAACGCCCAGCCTGGACACCTGGGCCTTTGGTGTGCTGCTTTTCTGCATCCTTACAGGATTCTTTCCCTGGGAATACTGCACAAGCGATGACTGCTTCTACGAGGAGTTTGCCGAGTGGCGGCAAAAGACAGAGACGACAGAAATCCCATCACAGTGGAAGAGATTCACGCCAGCCTGTATGGAGATGTTTTCCAAGCTGCTGGCGCTGGAGCCTAACGACAGATCCACAGCTGATGTGGTGAAAGGGTATGTTGGAAAGGACTGGGTGAGGCCAAAATGCCCAAATGGACTGGTGGGTGAAAGTGGAGGAATAAGCAGCATGTCAGCACTGAGCAGCCCTTGCCGTAGTAGCCCTGTTCTCCAGTAA
- the si:dkey-8e10.3 gene encoding serine/threonine-protein kinase SBK1 isoform X1: MHFLEKKTGIAMIELGPTEDGGSYVEELMELTAQSLSHLEIKEHFNIIKEIGRGKYGRVLLVTHRCKGTPMALKVLPKASTKLKGFLREYCISLRLSSHPCIVGLFGIAFQSDEHYGFAQELVVGRDLFAIIKPRVGISECVVKRCAVQIASALEFIHRLDLVHRDIKPENVLLLDTQCRHVKLADFGLTQKRGTLIRFISSTLPYMAPELCAMVLEAGQETPKAPPLSITPSLDTWAFGVLLFCILTGFFPWEYCTSDDCFYEEFAEWRQKTETTEIPSQWKRFTPACMEMFSKLLALEPNDRSTADVVKGYVGKDWVRPKCPNGLVGESGGISSMSALSSPCRSSPVLQ, encoded by the exons ACAGGCATAGCGATGATTGAGCTAGGCCCTACGGAGGACGGCGGCAGCTACGTAGAGGAGCTGATGGAGCTCACGGCACAGAGTCTGAGTCACCTTGAGATTAAAGAGCACTTCAACATCATCAAGGAGATCGGCCGCGGCAAATACGGCCGTGTGCTGCTGGTTACTCACCGCTGCAAGG GGACACCCATGGCACTGAAGGTCCTGCCCAAAGCGTCAACCAAACTGAAGGGATTCCTGCGTGAGTACTGTATCTCGCTCCGTCTTTCCTCTCACCCGTGCATTGTGGGGCTTTTCGGAATCGCCTTCCAGTCTGATGAACACTACGGATTTGCTCAAGAGCTGGTCGTCGGCCGCGACCTGTTCGCTATCATCAAACCAAGG GTTGGGATTTCTGAGTGTGTTGTAAAGCGCTGTGCAGTACAGATCGCCAGTGCCTTGGAGTTCATCCACCGCCTAGACCTGGTGCACCGCGACATAAAGCCTGAGAATGTGCTGCTTCTGGACACCCAGTGTCGCCATGTGAAGCTGGCTGACTTTGGCTTGACACAGAAGCGTGGCACTCTCATCCGCTTCATCTCAAGCACGCTGCCTTACATGGCCCCAGAGCTGTGCGCCATGGTGCTGGAAGCCGGCCAGGAAACTCCTAAAGCGCCACCGCTCAGCATAACGCCCAGCCTGGACACCTGGGCCTTTGGTGTGCTGCTTTTCTGCATCCTTACAGGATTCTTTCCCTGGGAATACTGCACAAGCGATGACTGCTTCTACGAGGAGTTTGCCGAGTGGCGGCAAAAGACAGAGACGACAGAAATCCCATCACAGTGGAAGAGATTCACGCCAGCCTGTATGGAGATGTTTTCCAAGCTGCTGGCGCTGGAGCCTAACGACAGATCCACAGCTGATGTGGTGAAAGGGTATGTTGGAAAGGACTGGGTGAGGCCAAAATGCCCAAATGGACTGGTGGGTGAAAGTGGAGGAATAAGCAGCATGTCAGCACTGAGCAGCCCTTGCCGTAGTAGCCCTGTTCTCCAGTAA